The stretch of DNA ATACCCCAAAACACAAATCCCCATCCGCCCATAAGGTATAAAATAATCGCAAGCGGTATCTGTTGGAACATTGATGTTACTTGGAGGCATTGGTAAAATTTGTCAGACTTAATACTGGGCGAATAGGAAAATTGCGGCGCGTGTTTGAGGTGTAATTTGCAGTGAATTTGCCACCAAAAATCCTTTAACATTGAACTTTGGTGAGAGAAAAAAGGATGGCAGACAGCCTGCCTTTGTGCCCAATCTCGCATGTCATGGGTGTAAACCATCGTCAACGGCCCGCCCAATCCAACAAGTGTTCCTAAATAAGCACCGATATATTCAACCCATTTAGGGCAATCAAAACTGTCATGGATAAGCTTTCTATGCATACCCAGTGAATGCCCCAAGCAAAGAATAATTGCGCTTAGCCCGAAGAAAACGGCGACAGCGGCCCAAGAGAAATACACAGCGCCGCCAATCAGCCAACCGAGCGCCATCGTGCTAAACCAAAGGGATTTGACAGCGCTCCAACGAACATTACCGTCACAGGCGTTACTGTGGCCTGTATTGATTACCCGCTCATTGCGGTAGGGCTGCGCGTTAGCCTTGATCATGGTCGCGCGCGATAACGGATTTAATCAAGTAATCTGCGCTTTGCTCTATGGCAAAATTTTGTAACGGCGCAAAATACCAAGCAGGGTCAAGCTTGCGGTCATAATTAATGGTCAGGGCGACTTCTGTTTGATTGGGGCCAATGGGGCGAAAATCAACTTCGGTGCCTTTGACATCCAGATAGCTGGCAAGATAGCTTGTGTTTTTGACGACGGACGTGGTGACTTTATTTTCGCTGACGGTGTCGATTTTTAAATGAAATTCACCATGCTTTATGTTGGTAAAAAACCAGCGCTTATAAACAAAATCAAGCGTGTGAATATCACCAGCGTTCAGCGACCCGGCCGCAACGTTAACCGGCAAAGGAAAGATTGATAGAAACCAATGGCGTGATTGTGGCAGGCGCATGGGCGCGGCCATATTGGCTTTTAACGCGGCAATGTCAGCGTCAATTATGACTGTTCTTGTGACGCTACTTTCGCGTTCAAATGTCGTTGACGGGGACAGGCCTTCGACGGCCAAGATCATAACGGCAAGTGGCCAAATTGCGGATTGTAATTTTGAATACCGTTTTGCTTTTCTCTTTTGACCCCAAAATCTGAACAAATATGTCAGCGACACGATGATAAAATAAATCGGGGCAAAAAATAGGACACAGATAAAGCCTTCAAATAGCACGGCCGATGTGGCCAGCATGATGATGGTCGCAACTAATAAATGCCGCAAATAAGCGGGTCCTAATCTCTCGCCCTCTGGGGTAGGGCTGAGTTGAAAAATGGCAAAGGATACCAAAAACGGAATACCGACATAAAGCAGCGCGCTATTGGCAAAGACTGAGTTCATCAATATCCGCGTTAGCAAGGCAAAAAAGCCGATAAGAAAAATCAGATAAATCCAATAAGGTTTTTTCGCTTTTATCGCCACATCCTACCCAATCAAATCATCGCAGGTCGACAGCTCACCTCGGATCACGGTTTTGGCGCTCCATTGGTTATTGTCTATGGGCTGACCGTCCTGCACGCGGGATGGGTGAAAACTGTAAAGGCATGTGCCTTCGATAAAGACGGTGAAGCAACTGACCCCGCCCGCCAGTGGTCCGTCATAGCGAAAACAGATGACATCGTCGCTCACCAATTTCCATTCGCCTGTGTCGGTGATTGTGCCCTCGCGGTAAATCGTTTTACCGTCTTTGGTGAAGGTTTCAGTAAAATGCGATGTGCCAGAGCGTTGGCGAAATTCTTTATATGTCCCGTCCATCGTCCGCCCCGCAAAGGCGTCACGCAGGCTATCACCCGACAGCAGGGTCAAGACCGTTGGCCCTGTGTCTTCAATCAATTGCGCATGGGCGAGCGGGCTTAGCCACAGGGCGAGCGTAATAACAGCAGCCCGCATCATGATATTAAGATATCACAGCTTGGCCCGTCCTCGCGGTTGGCCCCTTTGGACCGCCAGCCTTCGGGGATGATATTTTTGACATGACCATAATAACGCGACGGATAACCATATAAACACCGTCCATCACGAAAGATAAAAAAGCAGTGCTGCCGCGTCTCGTCCAGTTGTGGGTAACGGTAACAAATTTGGTCTTCTAATCCGGGGGCGCCGACTAATTTCCAATGACCGTTGAGGCGAAATTCACCCTCGCGGTAATCGGTGCGACCATCAGGGAAATGCATTTCCGTATGATGGGCGATATTGGTAAAGCCCTTGTCATTATACACCAGATCGAGCGTTTGCCCGCTATAGGCTTCGCGCAGGGCGTCACCTTTTAACTGCACCCACCTTGTGCTGTCCTGGGCATAGGCTGCCGTGCTACATGCGGCTATTATTAGGGCGGCGAGAACACGTATCATGATATCATGTCCTCACATGTGGCGCGCTGCCCTTTGTGCACGCTTCGCGCTGTCCAGTAATCAGTGGACAGCTCATCATCGCGGGCCAGTAAGCTGCTGGAATAAAAGTAGTGGCAAGAGCCGAGCTTATAAACACGGAAACAACCGCTGCCCAAAATATTATTGTTATAGTCATAGCATATCATGTCATTACGGGCTGCCCAACGGCCTTTAGCCATAAGGTCGCCTTCGCGGTAAATGATAGCCCCGTCATCCCCGTGCCATTCGGTATAACGGTTCCCGGGTTCACCGCGCGGATTGAAGTTATAGGCCCCCGTATGGGTCATACCTGTAAAGCTTGATGTCAAAGCCTCCCCCATCAGGCGCGAAGCCTCTGGACGGACGTCATAATCTTGGGATTGTGCGAAAGAGGGCGGCGGCGTCATCGTCAGCGCGCCTAACGTCAGAAGTGTAAATATCAATATGCGACCAAACATAGCTGAACTTTAGCATGAAAAACGCATTTGACCATGCTACATGTCAGCCTATGACAGATGAAAATCCAAATAGCCCTGAAACTGAAACCTATGTCCCGCGCAAAGACAGACGGCCTTCTCGCTATGTCAAAGCGCAGCAACGCCGCGACGCGGCCAAAGCGAGAGATAACAAATTTTACGCAGCAATATTTTCGCTGATAACGATGGTCGTGTTGGTCGCGCTATTGATATCGGCGGTCATGGTCAATGGCGGCGCGGTTGATACGTCCGCCATGGGCGGTTGGGCCTCACCGTGGGTGATGGGGCTGTCAAAGATGGAAGTTGTGGGCTTAGCCTTCGTCGGCCTGGTCGGTTACGGCATGTGGCGCAAAATGAAGAAGTAAAGGCCTTTAGGTCCCTTTCTGTCAGCTTTTTCTTCAATATCAATTCTGGATATGGGTATTATCCCACGGGGCATATAATTGGAAACATGATGTGACCAGCTGGCGGCTTGTTCATAGCGTCAACCTCGGCAATGCTAATCGCATGGCAGGGTATTTTCGATCATGTGTTTTATGGGGGCTGGTGATTATAAGTGCGGCCCTGTCAGGATGCGCCTCGGCGGCGCGCGGGGCGAATATTGATTTTACCGTTAGTGCGCCGCAAAAAGACGTGTCTATCCTATTTGACTTAGAGACGGTTGAAAGCCGCAAGGCCTATGATTGGCGCGTCCGGCGGGATGCTCTGCAAGCGGATAGAGAGACCCCCGATTTTGAATATCATGAGTGCGAAGCCTTACCCTGCACACTGAATATTCCAAAGGCCCGCACATTTTCCGTTGTCGCGCATAAGGATGGTTATAAGCCAAAAATATATCATATTGCCCATGTGCATAAAGATAATCTCGAAACCGTTAGTAATGCAGCCGCTGTGGGGGCCGTTTCGGCAACTGTCGGCAGCACATATGTCATAGCTGCCAATGTATCCCCATTATTTACGCTGTCAGGACCCGCCACGTCACTGGCGGCTGTGACCACGGCGGCGTCTGTTTTACTGGTGGCCTTGCCCGCCAGTGTTTTCTTGCTGGGGTCTAATGAGGTGGATAAAGACAGTAAGGCTAATTATTTGTTTTTCCCAAATCCGCTAGAGATTACGCTCGACCCGCTGGGTCCTGACGATCCGCCCGTAACAAAGGCGCAGATTAAATCACAATTTGACAGCCAACGTATTGCCGCTTCACTCGATCCCGTCAAAAGCGATATGTGCTATATCGGGGATGAACGCATGGGATGCTGGCGCTATCAAAAACTGAAAAAGCGCCGAGAAAAGGCTGCGCGTTAACCCGACTAGCTTTTGCGTTTCTTCCGCGCGAGTTTCGGACCTGACGGTGGGCGGCTTTTACTGCCCGCTTTTCCGCCTGTTTTACCCTTTGACTTGGTTGATTTATGCTTGCCACGGGCAGCCTCTTCTGCACGAGCCTTGGCACGGGCAAGCTTTTTCTTATGCGGCTTTTTTGGCTTACCGTCTGCACCGACGCGGGGGACATCGTTAAAGAAATCATCTTTGGCGGGGTCATACTCAGCAGCATTGGAATTGGCGTCGTCAAAAGTCTTGGCGCGTTTATCTTTGAAATTATCTTTCGCAGGGCCAGATTGTTTAGACGCGCGTTTGGGGCGTTTGTCCCAACCGCCGTCATCGCTGCCTTTTTTATCCCAGCTTTTTTTGCTGCGTGGTTTATCGTCTCGCGGTTTATAAACGGGACGGTCATCAGAAAAATCAGGCGTGCCGTCAACGCGGGTTGCGGTAATGGCTTTTTCGATTTTCCCGTCAGGACCGATGGCGGATAAAAACCGCTCTATGCCTTTGGGATGAATTTCGACATAAGTCCGCGTCTCGGTGATTTTAATCGCGCCAATTTCGTCTTTCTTTAGCTCGCCTGACTTGGATAACATGGGAAGTATCCAGCGGGGCTCTGCCTTTTGTTTGCGTCCCAAGTTCAGCGACACCCAAACGCCGTCGTCAAAGTCCTTGCGGGGACTGCGTTCTTTACGGTGTTTTCCGCCCTTACCGCTATCATCAGACGGGTCGTAAGCAGCCGATGACAATTCTTCGGGTGCGCTATGGGTGTTGCGGTATTGGCGAATGAAGGCGGCCGCAATTTGGCCCGGATCATATTGCTTTAACATGCGCTCGACCATTGTGCGTTCTTCGTCGCTGACGGGCGTTTCAAGCACCATAGCGTCCAACATGCGTTCATTGTCTTTGGACTGCACATCTTGCGCGCTGGGCGGGTTTGTCCACTCGGGTGTGACTTTGGCATCTTTTAAGACGCGTTCGGCTTTGCGGCGACCTTGCTGCGGCACAATCAAGGCAGAGACACCCTTGCGTCCCGCGCGGCCCGTCCGACCAGATCGGTGCAGTAGCGCTTCGGCATTTTTGGGAATAGAGGCGTGAACAACCAGTTCTAAGTCCGGCAAGTCCAGTCCGCGCGCGGCCACATCGGTCGCGATACAGACCCGTGCCCGACCGTCCCGCAGCGCTTGCAGTGCGTCAGAGCGTTGCTTCTGATTAAGTTCACCGGAAAGGGACACAACACTAAAGCCGCGATTGTTAAAGCGCTGCGTCATGCGGTTCACCGCCATGCGCGTATCGCCAAAGACAATTGCGTTTTTGGCATCATAAAACCGCAGTACATTGATGATCGCGTTTTCAACATCGTTTTTGGACACGACCATCGCGCGGTAGGTAATGTCCAAATGCTGTTTAGAGTCTGAGACGACATTGACGCGCATACTGTCGCGTTGGAATTTCTTGGCCAGTGTCACAATGGTTTTGGGCACAGTCGCAGAAAATAACAATGTGCGGCGGGTCTCTGGTGCGGCGTCGAGGATCAATTCAATCTCTTCGCGAAACCCCATTTTCAGCATTTCATCCGCCTCGTCCAGCACAACGCAGCGCATATCAGACAGGTTTAAAGATCCACGTTTAATATGATCACAAAGGCGGCCAGGTGTGCCGACCACAATGTGCGCGCCGCGCGACAGCGCCCGCCGCTCGTCGCGCATATCCATACCGCCGACACAGCTTTCAACTTTGCCGCCAGCGGGTTTATAGAGCCACATCAGTTCTTTTTTGACTTGCAGCGCCAGCTCTCGCGTCGGTGCGATAATTAGGGCCATAGGCGTATCAGCGGGCGGCAGCATCGCGTCTTCGCCCAACATGGTCGACGCCATCGCCAAACCAAAAGCCACGGTCTTACCAGACCCCGTTTGCGCGGACACCAGCAAATCGCGGTGGTCATATTTGGGATCAACAATCGCCTCTTGCACGGGGGTGAGCGAGGCATAGCCTTTGGCAGATAGGGCTTTGACAAGGGCAGGGTGAACCGCGCTCATGCTATTGTTATCTGTGTCAGTCTGTGTGTCTGTTTGTGTCTCAAGCTCTGCTTTGGCCTGTGTGTCGGGTGTATCGGTCATGAAATCTCTATAGTCGCCAAATGCATTGGCTATGTTGCGCGGTAGGTCTTCGCGTCTGATATGAATAGCGCTGGGCATCGGGCCGCGCTTTGGCCGCCTCTTAGGGGGTAATGGGGCAAAGGTATAGCGGCAATTACGCTTCTGACTGATGATAGGCGCATTAGAGCGGTGCTAAGACTTGCGCCGCGCCAGTAAAGGGCGTAAATCCCGCGCTGTTTTTAATATCCATATCGGAGACTATCATGGGTTTTTCTTTTGCAATCGTCGGGGCCACAGGCAATGTCGGGACAGAAATGCTCACGATTTTATCAGAGAGCGACATCGATATTGATAAAGTTTATGCCGTCGCCAGCCGCCGCTCTGTCGGGCGCGAAGTTAGCTATGGCGACACGACGCTAAAATGCGTTGATTTGGAAACCTTTGATTTTTCCAAAGTTGACATCGCGCTGATGTCGGCTGGTGGGGATGTGTCCAAAGTCTGGTCACCAAAAATTGCCAAAGCAGGCGCGGTGGTTATCGATAATTCATCCGCTTGGCGTATGGACCCAGACGTGCCGCTTGTTGTGCCAGAGGTCAATGCCGACGCCGTTTCGGGCTACACAAAAAAGGGCATTATCGCCAATCCCAACTGCTCGACCATTCAAATGGTTGTGGCGCTTAAACCACTGCATGACCGCGCAGTGATTAAACGCGTTGTTGTGTCGACCTATCAATCTGTGTCAGGTGGCGGGCGTAAAAATATGGACGAGCTTTGGCTGCAAACTAAAGGCATCTTTACCAATGACGAGCTAAAGCCGCATAATTTCACTAAGCAAATCGCCTTTAACGTCATTCCGCATATTGATGTGTTCATGGACGGCG from Fretibacter rubidus encodes:
- a CDS encoding acyl-CoA desaturase, whose protein sequence is MIKANAQPYRNERVINTGHSNACDGNVRWSAVKSLWFSTMALGWLIGGAVYFSWAAVAVFFGLSAIILCLGHSLGMHRKLIHDSFDCPKWVEYIGAYLGTLVGLGGPLTMVYTHDMRDWAQRQAVCHPFFSHQSSMLKDFWWQIHCKLHLKHAPQFSYSPSIKSDKFYQCLQVTSMFQQIPLAIILYLMGGWGFVFWGICGRVVISIFGHWFIGYFAHNTGHRDWHVKGAAVQGHNVRFCGLITFGECWHNNHHAFPGSAKLGLQAGQADPGWWVLIILAKLGIVRSLVLPPELPPRPELQKLSA
- a CDS encoding DEAD/DEAH box helicase, which encodes MSAVHPALVKALSAKGYASLTPVQEAIVDPKYDHRDLLVSAQTGSGKTVAFGLAMASTMLGEDAMLPPADTPMALIIAPTRELALQVKKELMWLYKPAGGKVESCVGGMDMRDERRALSRGAHIVVGTPGRLCDHIKRGSLNLSDMRCVVLDEADEMLKMGFREEIELILDAAPETRRTLLFSATVPKTIVTLAKKFQRDSMRVNVVSDSKQHLDITYRAMVVSKNDVENAIINVLRFYDAKNAIVFGDTRMAVNRMTQRFNNRGFSVVSLSGELNQKQRSDALQALRDGRARVCIATDVAARGLDLPDLELVVHASIPKNAEALLHRSGRTGRAGRKGVSALIVPQQGRRKAERVLKDAKVTPEWTNPPSAQDVQSKDNERMLDAMVLETPVSDEERTMVERMLKQYDPGQIAAAFIRQYRNTHSAPEELSSAAYDPSDDSGKGGKHRKERSPRKDFDDGVWVSLNLGRKQKAEPRWILPMLSKSGELKKDEIGAIKITETRTYVEIHPKGIERFLSAIGPDGKIEKAITATRVDGTPDFSDDRPVYKPRDDKPRSKKSWDKKGSDDGGWDKRPKRASKQSGPAKDNFKDKRAKTFDDANSNAAEYDPAKDDFFNDVPRVGADGKPKKPHKKKLARAKARAEEAARGKHKSTKSKGKTGGKAGSKSRPPSGPKLARKKRKS
- a CDS encoding aspartate-semialdehyde dehydrogenase, whose protein sequence is MGFSFAIVGATGNVGTEMLTILSESDIDIDKVYAVASRRSVGREVSYGDTTLKCVDLETFDFSKVDIALMSAGGDVSKVWSPKIAKAGAVVIDNSSAWRMDPDVPLVVPEVNADAVSGYTKKGIIANPNCSTIQMVVALKPLHDRAVIKRVVVSTYQSVSGGGRKNMDELWLQTKGIFTNDELKPHNFTKQIAFNVIPHIDVFMDGGDTKEEWKMKAETMKILDKKVKVTATCVRVPTFVGHAESLNIEFENELSADDARDLLRESPGIMVVDKQEDGGYVTPVECVGEFATFISRIREDSTQDNTLNMWCVSDNLRKGAALNTVQIAECLVNRGLPAKNAG